In the Rhododendron vialii isolate Sample 1 chromosome 2a, ASM3025357v1 genome, TCATCCCGACAAGAACCCCTTCCCCGCCTCCGAGGAGGCATTTAAGCTCGTCGCCGAGGCGTTTAGGGTTTTGTCGGATAAGATTCGGCGCAAGGAGTACGATATGAGGCTGCGAATCGCGATGCAGTCAGAAGCCACGgagggaggtggaggaggagcaGGAGAGGTGGAAACTGCTGCGGCGGACGCGTTTTGGACCGCGTGTTCGACGTGTCGGCTGTTGCATAAGTTTGAGAGGAAGTACTTGGGGCATGATTTGGTGTGTCCCAGTTGTAAGAAAAGCTTTAAGGCCGTGGAGGTTTCGGATATGGTTGAAGAAGAGGATGATGATAGGGTTGGAAGTAGGTCTAGTGATGGGGTTAGGGTTGGAAGTAGGTCTAGTGATAGGGTTAGGGCGAGTGTAGAGAGGGTTGCAAGTGGGAAATCGAAGCGGAAAATGAGTAGCGTTGAGGAGGTATTGGCGAGGTCAAGGCCAGATGGGATTGTGAGAAGTGTTGAGTTGAATCGCAATTTGggtagtggtggtggggttGAAAGATCGCAAAATGTGGATAAGAAAGAGGGATGGGAAGCTGGGGTTGAGGTAATGGAGAAATCGAAGTCCGAGACGGCGGGAGATGAAGAAGAGACCATGACACTTGCGGAAATGCAAGCTTTAGCGAGGCGGAAGGTGAATggggagaagaagaaaacgaGGTCAAaggaagatgagagagaaacagaaataGAGAGCGAGAAGGTGAGAGAGAAGAGGGTGAGGCGTAGTACATCTAAGGGCGGGCATTTGGAAAATGAGAGGCGGAGAAGTTTGAAGAGTGGAAATGTAGAGATGGAAAAACGTAGGAGTGCGTCGAAAAGTGGGGATTTGGAGATAATGGCGGTGGAGGATTCCGATTTCTATAATTTTGATAAAGACAGAATGGAGAGGAGTTTTAAGAAAGGGCAAGTATGGGCAATTTATGCTGACGATGATGGAATGCCTAGGCATTATGGCTTGATTGATGAAGTTGTTTCAGCGAACCCTTTTGAGGTGTGGATGAGTTGGTTAGATCTTCAGACTAACGGAGATGAGGGATTGATTTGTTGGGAGAAAATGGGAATTCATATTTCTTGTGGGAGGTTTAAAGTTGCGAGGAAGACTTTAGTTGATTCTGTCAACATTTTTTCTCACATTGCGGATGCAGAAAGAGCGGCGAGAGAAGTGTATAGGATTTATCCAAAGAAGGGTTCGGTGTGGGCACTTTATAAGGATAATGATTTAGAAAATGAAGGGAGGAGGAACCCTTCTTTGCATAGAGAGAGATGCTATGACATAGTTATGTTTTTAACTAGTTACAGTGAGATACATGGGTTGAGCATGGCTTACCTTGAGAAGGTTGAGGGGTTCAAGACAGTATTTAAGAGGAAAGAGATCGGTTGTCATGCTATCAGATGGCTTGAGAAAGACGACGTCAGGTTGTTTTCGCATCAGATTCCGGCTAGGAAGCTTTCCGAGGAAGTGGCTGCGAATCTTCCAAAAGACTGTTGGGAACTTGATCCGGCCTCACTTCCTACTGACTTGCTTACCTTCACTTGGCACAAATAGTTTATGCCTTGTTGGTGATAAACTGGCCCATGAGTTATGTATGTACATTTGCTTCTTTCGTCTATGTGCTCTGCATGATATCTGTTAATATTGTGGCAAATATCTTCCTCAACTAAACCTTGTTGAGACCTTGTTCGTTCGTGGTTGCGGCACATGGTGTCTTAATGTTGTTGCTCTTTAagatgaaaattatttttgacctTGTTGTCCGTTGCTTTTGGTCTATAGTTTGTGAAGTATCCTTCCCCAGTAACTTGCTTGGGTCAGGGTTAGGAATCTTTTACATTTAGATCACTCCTTCGCGTAGATGCCTTGTTCTAAATTGCACAATGCTGAGCCATCTTAGACAACCTCATAGATATAGCAAAAGGAGAAGAgtaagaaagaagagagaaaggtgAGATGCATACAGAACGGGAACaggaaaagagagaacaaaaacaCTCTGATTCACTAGTACTGGTGTTGTCAATAACCTATGATCCACGTTATGTATTAATGAATGCATCTTATGTTTTGTGCCTTTTACAAGACAAATGTGATACATGATGCGAAGTGCAATAACCAATGCATGATGCAATTCCTCACCTCATTCACGTCGTTTGTGTGAATACGAAATGCAAGCAAGTTGAAAAGGACATATTAACAATTTTCCTGTCATCTAAAACTGCCAGTTCatgtttcttcaaaattttttatcCCCTAGTGAAATGAATGTTCTGTACCCTAGTGAAATGAATGTTCTGTATAGACTGTATGTTATAATATGTTTCTTTTAGTATAGTACACTGCCCAGTAGCTTGCTCTGTTTACAATGAATGTTCTGTATGTTATAATATGTTTCGTTTAGTATAGTACACTGCCTAGTAGCTTGCTCtgtttaaaaccaaattctttttttttttttcttttaaaattactAATTAAGTGAGATCACGATCAAGCTTCTGAAAATTACATTAGTGCA is a window encoding:
- the LOC131318178 gene encoding uncharacterized protein LOC131318178 isoform X2, with the protein product MNDKPDKNPEEEEALRLKTLAEQKYSSSNFKSALKYAKRAHRLSPSLDGLSELLTAFQILRVAASPSSSTTTTTLDWYKILQIEPFSHTNAVKKQYKKLALTLHPDKNPFPASEEAFKLVAEAFRVLSDKIRRKEYDMRLRIAMQSEATEGGGGGAGEVETAAADAFWTACSTCRLLHKFERKYLGHDLVCPSCKKSFKAVEVSDMVEEEDDDRVGSRSSDRVRASVERVASGKSKRKMSSVEEVLARSRPDGIVRSVELNRNLGSGGGVERSQNVDKKEGWEAGVEVMEKSKSETAGDEEETMTLAEMQALARRKVNGEKKKTRSKEDERETEIESEKVREKRVRRSTSKGGHLENERRRSLKSGNVEMEKRRSASKSGDLEIMAVEDSDFYNFDKDRMERSFKKGQVWAIYADDDGMPRHYGLIDEVVSANPFEVWMSWLDLQTNGDEGLICWEKMGIHISCGRFKVARKTLVDSVNIFSHIADAERAAREVYRIYPKKGSVWALYKDNDLENEGRRNPSLHRERCYDIVMFLTSYSEIHGLSMAYLEKVEGFKTVFKRKEIGCHAIRWLEKDDVRLFSHQIPARKLSEEVAANLPKDCWELDPASLPTDLLTFTWHK
- the LOC131318178 gene encoding uncharacterized protein LOC131318178 isoform X1; its protein translation is MNDKPDKNPEEEEALRLKTLAEQKYSSSNFKSALKYAKRAHRLSPSLDGLSELLTAFQILRVAASPSSSTTTTTLDWYKILQIEPFSHTNAVKKQYKKLALTLHPDKNPFPASEEAFKLVAEAFRVLSDKIRRKEYDMRLRIAMQSEATEGGGGGAGEVETAAADAFWTACSTCRLLHKFERKYLGHDLVCPSCKKSFKAVEVSDMVEEEDDDRVGSRSSDGVRVGSRSSDRVRASVERVASGKSKRKMSSVEEVLARSRPDGIVRSVELNRNLGSGGGVERSQNVDKKEGWEAGVEVMEKSKSETAGDEEETMTLAEMQALARRKVNGEKKKTRSKEDERETEIESEKVREKRVRRSTSKGGHLENERRRSLKSGNVEMEKRRSASKSGDLEIMAVEDSDFYNFDKDRMERSFKKGQVWAIYADDDGMPRHYGLIDEVVSANPFEVWMSWLDLQTNGDEGLICWEKMGIHISCGRFKVARKTLVDSVNIFSHIADAERAAREVYRIYPKKGSVWALYKDNDLENEGRRNPSLHRERCYDIVMFLTSYSEIHGLSMAYLEKVEGFKTVFKRKEIGCHAIRWLEKDDVRLFSHQIPARKLSEEVAANLPKDCWELDPASLPTDLLTFTWHK